GGGTCTGCCCGACGACGTGCGCCACCGCACCGATGCGCTCGACGCGGTCGGCAACACGACCAAGGCGGTGACCAAGGGCTATGCGATCGGCTCTGCGGGGCTCGCCGCGCTGGTGCTGTTCGGCGCGTACACCACGGACCTCGGTACCTATTTCCCCGATATCACCGTCGATTTCAGCCTGTCCAACCCCTACGTCATCGTCGGGCTGCTGCTCGGCGCGCTGCTCCCCTATCTATTCGGCGCGTTCGGCATGACCGCGGTCGGCCGCGCGGCGGGCGCGGTGGTCGAGGAGGTGCGCGGCCAGTTCCGCGACAATCCGGGGATCATGGCGGGAACCAGCCGCCCCAATTATGGCCGCACCGTCGATCTCGTCACCCGCGCCGCGATCCGCGAGATGATCGTGCCCAGCCTGCTCCCCGTGCTGTCCCCGATCGCGGTCTATTTCATCGTCCGCGCGGTGGCGGGGCAGTCGAACGGCTTCGCGGCCCTGGGCGCGATGCTGCTCGGCGTCATCGTGTCGGGCCTGTTCGTTGCGCTGTCGATGACCAGCGGCGGCGGCGCGTGGGACAATGCCAAGAAATATATCGAGGACGGCAACCACGGCGGCAAGGGCTCGGAAGCGCACAAGGCCGCGGTCACCGGCGATACCGTCGGCGATCCGTACAAGGATACCGCAGGCCCCGCGGTCAACCCGATGATCAAGATCACCAATATCGTCGCGCTGCTGCTGCTCGCAGCCCTCGCGGGCGGCGGCTGATCTTGTCCCGGCGACGTCCCGCGCGCCGGACGTCGCCGGTCATCAGCCTGCAACAGTCGGCGCGCAGGCGGCGGGCATGACGCCCCGCTCGCCGCTCGCCCGCCTGACCCGTCGCAGTCTCATCGCCGGCACGCCGCTGCTGCTCGCAGCACCGGCGATCCTGCGCGCGCAACAATTGTTCGCCCAATACCCCTTCCGCCTCGGCGTCGCCGCGGGCGATCCCACGTCCGACGGCTTCGTCATCTGGACCCGCCTCGCGCCCGATCCGCTCGCCGATCACGCCGGGATGCCGATGCAGCCCGTCGCCGTCGACTGGCAGGTCGCGTCCGACGACCGCTTCGACCGGGTGGTCGCGCACGGCAGCGCGATCGCGCACCCCGACCTCGGCCATTCGGTGCATGTCGAGGTCGCCGGCCTCGCTTCCGATCGCCCCTATTGGTATCGCTTCACCGTCGGGCGCGAGCGGTCGATCGCCGGGCGGGCCCGCACGCTGCCGGCGGCGGGCAGTCGCCTCGACCGGCTGCGCTTCGCGGTCGCGGGCTGCCAGAATTACGAGGACGGCCTGTTCACCGCCTACCGCCATCTCGCGAACGACGATCCCGCCTTCGTCTTCCATTACGGCGACTATATCTACGAAGGCCGATCGTCGCCCGTCCCGGTCGGATATGACGGCAGGCCGCGCCGGTTCGTACGCGCGCATGTCGGCCAGCAATTGTACGATCTCGCCGATTATCGCCGCCGCTATGCGCAGTACAAGCTCGACCCCGACCTCCAGGCCGCGCATGCCGCCACCGCCTGGTTCGCGACGTTCGACGACCATGAGGTGGAAAACAACTGGGTCGGCTTGGTCGACCAGGAAAATGACCCGCCCGAACAGTTCGCGCTGCGCCGCGCCGCGGCGTTCCAGGCCTATTACGAGAATATGCCGATGCGCCGCGCGGCCATGCCGGTGGCGGGCAGCGTCCAGCTCTATCGCCGCGCG
This portion of the Sphingomonas sp. FARSPH genome encodes:
- a CDS encoding alkaline phosphatase D family protein, yielding MTPRSPLARLTRRSLIAGTPLLLAAPAILRAQQLFAQYPFRLGVAAGDPTSDGFVIWTRLAPDPLADHAGMPMQPVAVDWQVASDDRFDRVVAHGSAIAHPDLGHSVHVEVAGLASDRPYWYRFTVGRERSIAGRARTLPAAGSRLDRLRFAVAGCQNYEDGLFTAYRHLANDDPAFVFHYGDYIYEGRSSPVPVGYDGRPRRFVRAHVGQQLYDLADYRRRYAQYKLDPDLQAAHAATAWFATFDDHEVENNWVGLVDQENDPPEQFALRRAAAFQAYYENMPMRRAAMPVAGSVQLYRRALVGDLVDLHLLDTRQFRTDQPCGDGFKPACPGVADRNAQVMGVKQEGWLADALHQRAARWQALAQQVMMMPLDRRTGDEPAPIRNMDSWAGYDAPRERVLAMLDGVPGAVVLTGDEHQNFLGELRRDGGRGKSVATEFVSTSISSGGDGADVRKGADRIAAENPFLAWTNDRRGYLLCDVDRQMWRGAFRTVDAVSTPDAPVRTAGTATIAFGDPTPHIA